A part of Brassica rapa cultivar Chiifu-401-42 chromosome A05, CAAS_Brap_v3.01, whole genome shotgun sequence genomic DNA contains:
- the LOC117134027 gene encoding probable disease resistance RPP8-like protein 2 isoform X1 has translation MAEGVVSFGVEKLWDLLSRESERLQGVHEKVDDLKCQMRMLQSLLKDADARKHENEVVRNFLEDVKDIVFDAEDIIESFLLKELSGNQKGIKRRVKRLACFLVDRRGLSMDIEGIIKRMSKVVAQMQSFGIQHSVNRSPSVQERQREIRQTYPKRSQKDLVGVEQSVKELVGHLVENDSIQVVSISGMGGIGKTTLARQVFHHDIVRSHFDGYAWICVSQDFKRKDIWQKLLQDLRPHDKGIEHMNENTLQAELFHLLETSKYLIVMDDVWKKEDWDAIKDVFPQERRGWKMILTSRDEGVGLHADPTCFPFRPKPLTPEESWKLCESIAFPRKEITEFDVDEELEAMGKEMVAYCGGLPLAIKVLGGLLANKTMVEEWKRVDDNIQTQIVRIDDKSQDSVYRVLSMSYEDLPMQLKHCFLYLAHFPEDDKIQVDRLYYLWAAEGIIKSSGDGE, from the exons ATGGCTGAGGGCGTTGTGTCGTTTGGAGTGGAGAAACTCTGGGATCTCCTGAGTCGAGAATCTGAGCGATTGCAGGGAGTTCATGAGAAAGTTGATGATCTAAAATGTCAGATGAGAATGTTACAGTCGTTGTTGAAAGATGCAGATGCGAGGAAACATGAGAATGAAGTAGTGAGAAACTTCTTGGAAGATGTCAAAGACATTGTTTTTGATGCTGAAGACATAATCGAATCCTTTCTTTTGAAAGAATTGAGTGGAAACCAAAAAGGGATCAAGAGGCGTGTGAAAAGACTTGCTTGTTTCTTAGTGGATCGCCGAGGTCTTTCTATGGACATTGAAGGCATAATTAAGAGAATGTCTAAGGTGGTTGCACAAATGCAGAGCTTTGGTATACAGCATAGCGTCAACAGATCACCGTCTGTACAAGAGAGGCAAAGGGAGATCCGACAAACATATCCTAAGAGGTCTCAAAAGGATCTCGTGGGGGTGGAACAGAGTGTTAAGGAACTAGTTGGTCATTTGGTGGAGAATGATAGCATCCAAGTAGTTTCCATATCTGGGATGGGTGGTATTGGAAAAACCACTCTTGCAAGACAAGTCTTTCATCATGACATTGTTCGAAGTCATTTTGATGGATACGCGTGGATCTGCGTTTCGCAAGATTTTAAGCGGAAGGATATTTGGCAAAAGTTATTGCAAGACCTTAGACCACATGATAAGGGCATCGAACATATGAATGAGAATACACTCCAGGCTGAGCTCTTTCACTTGTTGGAGACGTCTAAATATTTAATTGTCATGGATGATGTATGGAAAAAAGAAGATTGGGATGCAATAAAAGACGTTTTCCCCCAAGAAAGAAGAG GTTGGAAGATGATTCTTACTTCACGCGATGAAGGTGTTGGTTTGCATGCAGACCCAACATGTTTTCCTTTTAGACCAAAACCACTTACTCCCGAAGAAAGTTGGAAGCTATGTGAGAGCATAGCATTCCCTAGAAAAGAGATAACGg AATTTGATGTTGATGAGGAACTAGAAGCCATGGGTAAGGAAATGGTGGCATATTGTGGAGGACTACCATTAGCCATTAAAGTGTTGGGAGGCTTGTTAGCTAATAAAACCATGGTTGAAGAGTGGAAAAGAGTAGATGACAATATTCAAACTCAGATAGTTCGCATAGATGACAAAAGTCAAGATTCTGTTTACCGAGTATTGTCTATGAGCTATGAAGATTTGCCAATGCAGTTAAAGCATTGCTTCCTATACCTAGCTCATTTTCCCGAAGATGACAAGATACAAGTGGACAGATTATATTATCTATGGGCAGCAGAAGGCATAATAAAGTCAAGTGGCGATGGAGAATAA
- the LOC117134027 gene encoding probable disease resistance RPP8-like protein 2 isoform X2: MAEGVVSFGVEKLWDLLSRESERLQGVHEKVDDLKCQMRMLQSLLKDADARKHENEVVRNFLEDVKDIVFDAEDIIESFLLKELSGNQKGIKRRVKRLACFLVDRRGLSMDIEGIIKRMSKVVAQMQSFGIQHSVNRSPSVQERQREIRQTYPKRSQKDLVGVEQSVKELVGHLVENDSIQVVSISGMGGIGKTTLARQVFHHDIVRSHFDGYAWICVSQDFKRKDIWQKLLQDLRPHDKGIEHMNENTLQAELFHLLETSKYLIVMDDVWKKEDWDAIKDVFPQERGWKMILTSRDEGVGLHADPTCFPFRPKPLTPEESWKLCESIAFPRKEITEFDVDEELEAMGKEMVAYCGGLPLAIKVLGGLLANKTMVEEWKRVDDNIQTQIVRIDDKSQDSVYRVLSMSYEDLPMQLKHCFLYLAHFPEDDKIQVDRLYYLWAAEGIIKSSGDGE; this comes from the exons ATGGCTGAGGGCGTTGTGTCGTTTGGAGTGGAGAAACTCTGGGATCTCCTGAGTCGAGAATCTGAGCGATTGCAGGGAGTTCATGAGAAAGTTGATGATCTAAAATGTCAGATGAGAATGTTACAGTCGTTGTTGAAAGATGCAGATGCGAGGAAACATGAGAATGAAGTAGTGAGAAACTTCTTGGAAGATGTCAAAGACATTGTTTTTGATGCTGAAGACATAATCGAATCCTTTCTTTTGAAAGAATTGAGTGGAAACCAAAAAGGGATCAAGAGGCGTGTGAAAAGACTTGCTTGTTTCTTAGTGGATCGCCGAGGTCTTTCTATGGACATTGAAGGCATAATTAAGAGAATGTCTAAGGTGGTTGCACAAATGCAGAGCTTTGGTATACAGCATAGCGTCAACAGATCACCGTCTGTACAAGAGAGGCAAAGGGAGATCCGACAAACATATCCTAAGAGGTCTCAAAAGGATCTCGTGGGGGTGGAACAGAGTGTTAAGGAACTAGTTGGTCATTTGGTGGAGAATGATAGCATCCAAGTAGTTTCCATATCTGGGATGGGTGGTATTGGAAAAACCACTCTTGCAAGACAAGTCTTTCATCATGACATTGTTCGAAGTCATTTTGATGGATACGCGTGGATCTGCGTTTCGCAAGATTTTAAGCGGAAGGATATTTGGCAAAAGTTATTGCAAGACCTTAGACCACATGATAAGGGCATCGAACATATGAATGAGAATACACTCCAGGCTGAGCTCTTTCACTTGTTGGAGACGTCTAAATATTTAATTGTCATGGATGATGTATGGAAAAAAGAAGATTGGGATGCAATAAAAGACGTTTTCCCCCAAGAAAG AGGTTGGAAGATGATTCTTACTTCACGCGATGAAGGTGTTGGTTTGCATGCAGACCCAACATGTTTTCCTTTTAGACCAAAACCACTTACTCCCGAAGAAAGTTGGAAGCTATGTGAGAGCATAGCATTCCCTAGAAAAGAGATAACGg AATTTGATGTTGATGAGGAACTAGAAGCCATGGGTAAGGAAATGGTGGCATATTGTGGAGGACTACCATTAGCCATTAAAGTGTTGGGAGGCTTGTTAGCTAATAAAACCATGGTTGAAGAGTGGAAAAGAGTAGATGACAATATTCAAACTCAGATAGTTCGCATAGATGACAAAAGTCAAGATTCTGTTTACCGAGTATTGTCTATGAGCTATGAAGATTTGCCAATGCAGTTAAAGCATTGCTTCCTATACCTAGCTCATTTTCCCGAAGATGACAAGATACAAGTGGACAGATTATATTATCTATGGGCAGCAGAAGGCATAATAAAGTCAAGTGGCGATGGAGAATAA